A single window of Lytechinus variegatus isolate NC3 chromosome 8, Lvar_3.0, whole genome shotgun sequence DNA harbors:
- the LOC121419693 gene encoding leucine-rich repeat-containing protein 4B-like: MEPWHFRIYEGYHVALLVCLLVSSASSSAWINHSLCLETCSCVGQTRVECSNRYLKSVPAGIPLTTEYLILSRNLITTIQDDDFFPLPVLTVLRLTANFISAIQPQAFTRLPKLSTLHVDENGLIDMFSIPPIRIINLAFNFIQRVNCYSQQTFDFAGDRESLINLSNNFIVGFLNLSLPVNIIAAVSSNIRVFDIHQIQSVHLITLIDFRDNGIRTLPDLRNVTKLQKLFLAGGRFEIMTSHA; the protein is encoded by the exons ATGGAACCTTGGCACTTCCGCATCTATGAAGGCTATCACGTGGCACTTCTGGTTTGCCTTCTTGTTTCATCTGCATCCTCGTCGGCTTGGATAAACCACTCCTTGTGCCTGGAGACCTGTAGCTGTGTCGGGCAAACCAGAGTCGAATGCAGCAACCGTTATCTCAAGTCCGTTCCCGCTGGTATTCCTTTGACAACAGAATATCTCATCCTGTCTCGTAACCTGATCACCACTATACAAGATGACGATTTCTTTCCATTACCAGTCCTTACTGTCCTGCGCCTAACGGCGAATTTCATCTCGGCTATCCAGCCTCAAGCTTTCACTAGACTTCCTAAATTGTCGACTCTCCACGTTGATGAGAATGGTCTGATCGACATGTTCTCTATACCCCCAATCCGTATCATCAACCTtgcattcaattttattcagaGGGTGAATTGCTACAGTCAACAGACATTCGACTTTGCTGGCGACCGTGAATCCCTGATAAACCTTTCAAACAACTTCATAGTAGGATTCTTGAACCTGTCACTTCCGGTTAACATCATTGCCGCCGTATCATCAAATATTCGGGTTTTTGACATTCACCAAATACAGTCGGTACATCTGATCACTTTAATTGACTTCCGTGACAATGGTATCAGGACCCTTCCTGATCTGCGGAACGTGACAAAGCTTCAGAAACTCTTTCTAGCAG GAGGGCGCTTTGAGATCATGACGTCACATGCATAA
- the LOC121420456 gene encoding galactosylceramide sulfotransferase-like has protein sequence MKSVKRFAGLVTLGGIASMLLLLVLKGPSTFKPITEDIHDNGEKIIIPSAHTFRIAPGSLRHLANATASQDHSAKDETRTSTAEITHSDSPSSTNASNQHVIVDRFGKDKQVIGEDPHGGMTILDTQSPSLGRHGDNSSGPERHEETNCIPRKNMMYLKTHKTGSSTLQNIIYRYGDAHGLTFALPKTGVYLGTPSLFRRTFPIPSPTGKYNMLANHARYNRHEMADIMYKDAAYVTIIRHPSTQFESMYAYYGFKGTFKVDLEGFADKPLNYFPRQSTTPSHSALNPTLYDLGMSKLQMNNDGAIRNKIATLENDFDLVLVAEHLLESLVLLKELMCWDLSDVTFFSANARTKSQVDKMSKRTFDQLYKWNHGDALLYEHFNQTLWTKIKAYGQEKMDRDVRTLDKMNKALTEKCLDGTKTEMSVSALVSRYVLRQSMKDNIECV, from the exons ATGAAATCAGTCAAACGATTCGCAGGCCTTGTCACATTGGGAGGAATAGCATCTATGTTGTTGCTTCTGGTCTTAAAAGGTCCGAGTACATTCAAACCTATAACGGAGGATATTCATGATAATGGCGAGAAAATTATAATACCTTCAGCACACACATT TCGGATCGCACCAGGCTCTCTTCGACACCTTGCCAATGCCACAGCGAGCCAGGACCATTCAGCTAAAGATGAAACCAGAACCTCTACTGCAGAAATAACGCATTCCGACTCCCCATCTAGTACGAACGCGAGCAACCAACATGTGATCGTCGATAGATTCGGAAAAGACAAACAGGTCATAGGAGAAGACCCACATGGTGGGATGACGATCTTGGACACCCAGAGCCCATCTTTGGGTAGACATGGGGACAACTCGAGTGGACCGGAGAGGCATGAAGAAACGAACTGCATCCCTCGAAAGAACATGATGTACCTTAAAACCCACAAGACCGGGAGCTCTACACTACAGAATATCATTTATCGCTATGGCGATGCTCATGGGCTGACGTTTGCCCTACCAAAAACAGGTGTATACCTTGGGACCCCCTCATTGTTCAGAAGGACGTTTCCCATCCCGTCACCAACAGGAAAATACAACATGCTTGCTAATCATGCAAGATATAACCGTCACG AAATGGCCGATATCATGTACAAGGACGCAGCGTATGTGACCATCATCCGGCATCCCTCTACCCAGTTTGAAAGTATGTATGCGTACTATGGATTTAAAGGTACCTTCAAGGTAGACCTTGAAGGATTTGCGGACAAACCACTTAATTATTTTCCAAGACAGAGTACTACTCCTTCACATAGTGCCCTTAACCCAACGCTTTATGACCTAGGAATGTCCAAACTGCAGATGAACAATGATGGCGCCATTCGGAATAAAATTGCTACCTTGGAGAATGATTTCGATTTAGTCCTCGTTGCAGAGCATCTTTTAGAATCGTTGGTTCTCTTGAAGGAGTTAATGTGCTGGGATTTGAGCGATGTGACGTTTTTCTCAGCCAATGCACGAACGAAATCACAAGTGGATAAAATGTCCAAGAGGACGTTTGACCAACTTTACAAGTGGAACCACGGGGATGCCCTCCTCTATGAACACTTTAACCAAACCCTGTGGACGAAGATAAAGGCGTACGGTCAGGAAAAAATGGACAGAGACGTCAGGACGTTAGATAAAATGAACAAAGCACTAACAGAAAAATGCCTTGATGGGACAAAAACTGAAATGAGTGTCTCTGCATTAGTTAGTCGTTATGTTTTACGCCAAAGTATGAAGGACAATATTGAGTGCGTTTAA